In uncultured Bacteroides sp., the following proteins share a genomic window:
- a CDS encoding ISAs1 family transposase: MSIISLCKQINDTRIDRKKEHSVESIVYIAMAAVLCGADSWNEIEEFGNSRKDFFAERISSFRNVPSHDTFNRFFSSLSPDYFERVFRYWMSEICEKYEGVVAIDGKTIRGASKCTRSNPEGESRFKLHMVSAWAAANGVTLGQVKVNRKSNEITAIPELLSALDLQNCIVTIDAMGCQKAIAKKIIDKEADYVLHVKNNQRKLYVDLRAWFEELDRNESDKNIAYSETQHAKYRTEETGHGRKEIRECFVYNHEGFEVFFKEWKGIKSIVRVTSERTIIKTGEISLEKRYYITSLGLEPQKIAEAVRAHWSVENNLHWQLDVSFGEDAGRKTGNAAQNFSLMNKIALMILKKSPRKGSIKGKRKAAGWDQGFLCELLLAQNF, encoded by the coding sequence ATGAGCATAATTAGTCTTTGTAAACAAATCAACGATACTCGTATTGACAGAAAAAAGGAACATTCAGTAGAATCGATAGTATATATTGCCATGGCTGCAGTTCTTTGTGGTGCTGATTCTTGGAATGAGATAGAAGAGTTTGGTAACTCCAGGAAAGATTTCTTTGCTGAACGTATTTCTTCTTTCAGGAATGTTCCCTCACATGATACCTTTAATCGCTTTTTTAGTAGTCTTTCACCCGATTATTTTGAACGTGTTTTCCGTTATTGGATGTCTGAAATTTGTGAAAAATATGAAGGAGTTGTGGCCATTGATGGAAAAACCATACGGGGTGCCAGCAAATGCACCCGCTCCAATCCAGAAGGAGAATCTCGTTTTAAACTTCATATGGTAAGTGCCTGGGCAGCAGCTAATGGGGTAACCTTAGGACAGGTCAAGGTAAATAGGAAAAGCAACGAGATTACGGCTATTCCTGAACTCCTTAGCGCTCTTGATCTACAGAACTGCATAGTGACGATTGATGCCATGGGATGTCAAAAGGCAATAGCCAAAAAGATTATCGATAAAGAAGCAGACTATGTTCTTCATGTAAAAAACAACCAAAGAAAACTGTATGTCGATTTACGGGCATGGTTTGAAGAGTTGGACAGAAATGAGAGTGATAAAAATATAGCATATAGTGAAACTCAACATGCCAAATACCGGACGGAGGAAACAGGACATGGACGCAAAGAAATCAGGGAATGCTTTGTATACAATCATGAAGGATTTGAGGTGTTTTTTAAAGAGTGGAAAGGAATAAAATCAATAGTAAGAGTTACTTCAGAAAGAACAATCATTAAGACAGGGGAGATATCTTTAGAAAAGAGATATTATATAACTTCCTTAGGTTTAGAGCCTCAGAAAATAGCAGAAGCAGTACGAGCGCACTGGTCTGTGGAAAACAATTTGCACTGGCAGTTAGATGTTTCCTTTGGAGAAGACGCCGGAAGAAAAACAGGAAATGCTGCCCAGAACTTTTCATTAATGAATAAGATAGCACTTATGATACTAAAGAAAAGTCCAAGAAAAGGCAGCATTAAAGGAAAAAGAAAAGCAGCCGGATGGGATCAAGGGTTCCTCTGTGAACTTTTATTGGCGCAAAATTTTTAA
- a CDS encoding GntR family transcriptional regulator, whose translation MKKEFGQQTTKVKQLADIISQSISMGIYKVGDPLPSINQLSTEYKVSRDTVFKAFLDLRERGSIDSTPGKGYYVTSKIINVLLLLDQYSPFKDVLYNSFIKRLPAGYKVDLLFHQYNERLFKTLIRESVGRYNKYVVMNFSNEKFSNVLCKIDPNKLLLLDFGKFDKSSYSYICQDFDEGLYNSLTAVLDSLKKYKKLVLVFPKDLMHPKSSKDFFVKFCQNNGFLCEIAGSLEECKLQRGVAYLVIKLQDVVDIIKQSRALNLKCGSDIGVLAYNDIPSYEVIDNGITALTIDWESMGMKVADFVLNNTRIHEYLPTEVILRSSL comes from the coding sequence ATGAAAAAAGAGTTTGGACAACAGACAACAAAGGTAAAGCAACTGGCAGATATAATCAGCCAGTCAATCTCTATGGGTATCTATAAGGTAGGTGATCCGCTTCCTTCCATCAACCAGCTCAGTACTGAGTATAAGGTTTCCAGAGATACTGTGTTTAAGGCTTTTCTTGATTTGCGTGAACGTGGATCTATTGATTCTACTCCCGGAAAAGGGTACTATGTGACCAGTAAAATTATAAATGTGCTTTTATTGCTTGATCAGTATTCGCCTTTTAAGGATGTGCTTTACAATAGTTTTATAAAGCGTTTACCTGCCGGATATAAGGTCGATTTGCTATTTCATCAGTACAACGAACGGTTATTCAAGACTTTAATCCGTGAATCTGTTGGGCGCTACAATAAATATGTTGTGATGAACTTCAGTAACGAGAAGTTTTCTAATGTTCTTTGCAAAATTGATCCGAACAAACTTCTTTTGCTAGATTTCGGGAAGTTCGATAAATCTTCCTACTCATATATCTGTCAGGATTTTGACGAAGGATTATATAACAGCCTCACAGCTGTGCTTGATAGCCTGAAGAAGTATAAGAAGCTGGTGCTGGTTTTCCCAAAGGACTTGATGCATCCTAAAAGCAGCAAGGACTTTTTTGTGAAGTTCTGTCAGAATAATGGCTTTTTGTGTGAGATAGCCGGTTCATTGGAAGAGTGCAAACTTCAGCGCGGAGTGGCTTATCTGGTCATAAAGCTTCAGGATGTGGTTGATATAATAAAACAGAGCAGGGCGCTCAACCTTAAATGTGGCAGTGATATTGGTGTGCTGGCTTATAATGATATTCCGTCTTACGAGGTTATTGATAACGGAATAACTGCCTTGACTATCGACTGGGAAAGTATGGGAATGAAAGTTGCCGACTTTGTTCTCAATAACACCCGAATACATGAATATCTGCCTACGGAAGTTATTCTTCGTAGCTCCTTATAA
- a CDS encoding GNAT family N-acetyltransferase: MTAKEQYRELCKEENTIPLFCQDWWMDAVCFDEWDVLLTDEKGEIVGALPYHLRKKLGFCCVLQPQLTQYNGIWIKRKPAATDNERLSFEKKIFNELIEQLENLRLSFYQQCFHLSITNWLPFYWRGYRQTTRYTYVISSIGNPEKVFSRFSPAKQRQIRKCEDKLHLSLDMRPDEFYSHHKQSLKERGEEISYSYELFQRIYKATQNKNAGQLFAIKDDEGEIHACLFVVWDKASAYTLLYSIPQKHASSGASTLVIWEAIKFLVNKTRSFDFEGSMVEGIENSYRQFATTQKPYFLIEKYYSRLFRLLFSIYKERS, translated from the coding sequence ATGACTGCCAAGGAACAATACAGGGAGCTATGCAAAGAGGAAAACACAATTCCTCTTTTCTGCCAGGACTGGTGGATGGACGCTGTATGTTTTGATGAATGGGATGTTCTTTTGACCGATGAAAAGGGGGAAATTGTTGGAGCCTTGCCCTATCATCTGAGAAAGAAACTGGGATTTTGCTGTGTACTTCAACCTCAGTTGACGCAATATAATGGAATCTGGATTAAACGTAAACCTGCTGCCACAGACAATGAACGTTTGTCTTTCGAAAAGAAAATATTCAATGAACTGATTGAACAGCTGGAGAATTTAAGGCTTTCATTTTATCAGCAGTGTTTCCACCTGAGCATCACCAACTGGCTCCCGTTTTACTGGCGGGGTTACAGGCAAACTACACGATACACGTATGTAATAAGCAGCATCGGTAATCCGGAAAAGGTTTTCAGCCGGTTTAGTCCTGCCAAGCAAAGACAGATAAGGAAGTGTGAAGATAAGCTGCATCTCTCTCTTGATATGAGACCAGACGAGTTCTACAGCCATCATAAGCAATCGCTGAAAGAACGTGGCGAGGAGATTAGTTATTCTTATGAGCTTTTTCAGCGCATTTACAAAGCAACTCAAAACAAGAATGCGGGGCAGCTCTTTGCCATTAAAGATGACGAAGGCGAAATACATGCTTGTTTATTTGTGGTGTGGGACAAAGCATCGGCCTATACTCTGCTGTACTCCATACCACAAAAGCACGCCTCTTCAGGAGCTTCCACATTGGTGATATGGGAAGCAATAAAATTCCTTGTAAACAAAACCAGGAGCTTCGATTTTGAAGGAAGCATGGTTGAAGGGATTGAGAACTCTTACCGACAGTTTGCAACAACACAGAAGCCTTATTTCCTTATTGAGAAATATTATTCAAGGTTGTTCAGGCTACTTTTTTCTATTTATAAAGAACGAAGCTGA
- a CDS encoding long-chain fatty acid--CoA ligase has protein sequence MTYHHLSVLVHRQAEKYGDRIALKYRDYEKSQWLPITWNQFSETVHIASNAMVELGVTEQENIGVFSQNKPECLYTDFAAFANRAVSIPLYATSSPSQVQYIVNDAGIRYLFVGEQFQYNAAVTVLSLCNSLEKLIIFDRSVVKDERDNTSIYFDEFLQMGEAKQHAAIVEERSLNASEDDLANILYTSGTTGEPKGVMVHHFCYMDQFKNHDIRLTDMSDNDVSMNFLPMTHIFEKTWVYYCIHKGVQTCINLRPSDIQMTVKEIRPTLMCSVPRFWEKVYDGVQERINETTGIKKALMLDAIKVGKVHNIDYLRVGKTPPLMNQLKYKFYEKTVFSVLKKTIGIENGNFFPTAGAAISDEINEFIHSVGINLIIGYGLTESTATVSCTISNDYTIGSVGKVLPGIDVKIGENNEILLRGKTITKGYYKKAEATAAAFTEDGWFRTGDAGYIKDGELYLTERIKDLFKTSNGKYIAPQALETKLVVDRYIDQIAIVANQRKFVSALIVPVYGHVVEYAKEKGIEYSSMDELLKDPKIMALFKTRIDTLQQQFAHYEQVKHFTLLAEPFSMEKGELTNTLKMKRNVIEANYKELIDKMYEA, from the coding sequence ATGACTTATCATCATTTATCTGTTTTGGTTCATCGCCAGGCCGAAAAATATGGCGACCGTATTGCCTTGAAATATAGGGATTACGAAAAGAGCCAATGGCTTCCCATTACATGGAACCAATTCTCTGAAACAGTTCATATTGCGTCAAACGCAATGGTTGAGCTGGGGGTGACCGAACAGGAAAATATCGGGGTGTTCTCTCAGAATAAACCGGAATGTTTATATACAGACTTTGCTGCTTTTGCAAATCGTGCTGTTAGTATTCCATTATATGCCACAAGTTCTCCTTCACAGGTACAGTATATTGTGAACGATGCCGGAATCAGATACCTGTTTGTGGGTGAACAATTTCAGTATAATGCAGCGGTTACTGTCCTTTCCTTGTGTAACTCGCTCGAGAAGCTTATTATCTTTGATCGTTCGGTAGTAAAAGATGAACGTGACAATACTTCTATTTATTTTGATGAGTTTCTTCAGATGGGAGAAGCAAAACAACATGCTGCCATTGTTGAGGAACGTTCTTTGAATGCCAGTGAAGATGATTTGGCCAATATCCTTTATACATCGGGTACAACGGGTGAGCCTAAAGGGGTAATGGTTCATCATTTCTGCTATATGGATCAGTTTAAGAACCATGATATTCGTCTGACGGATATGTCGGACAATGATGTTTCTATGAACTTCCTTCCTATGACTCATATATTTGAAAAAACATGGGTATACTATTGTATTCACAAGGGTGTTCAGACTTGTATAAACCTGCGTCCAAGTGATATTCAGATGACGGTTAAGGAGATTCGTCCTACATTGATGTGTAGTGTTCCGCGTTTCTGGGAGAAAGTGTATGATGGTGTGCAGGAAAGAATAAATGAAACAACCGGCATAAAGAAAGCTTTGATGCTGGATGCAATAAAGGTGGGTAAGGTTCATAATATTGATTACCTGCGTGTAGGAAAAACTCCGCCGCTGATGAATCAGCTGAAATATAAGTTCTATGAAAAGACTGTTTTCTCGGTACTGAAAAAGACTATCGGTATTGAGAATGGTAATTTCTTCCCAACTGCCGGAGCTGCTATCTCTGACGAGATCAATGAGTTTATCCATTCTGTAGGAATTAATCTTATAATCGGATATGGACTGACTGAATCAACAGCAACAGTATCTTGTACTATAAGCAATGATTATACAATTGGTTCTGTAGGAAAGGTATTACCAGGCATAGACGTGAAGATTGGTGAGAATAATGAGATTCTTCTTCGTGGTAAGACTATTACCAAAGGATATTACAAGAAAGCTGAAGCTACTGCAGCTGCTTTTACTGAAGACGGATGGTTCCGCACCGGTGATGCAGGATATATAAAAGACGGTGAACTTTACCTGACAGAACGTATCAAAGACTTGTTCAAGACTTCGAATGGTAAGTATATTGCTCCTCAGGCTCTTGAAACAAAACTTGTTGTTGATCGCTATATTGATCAGATTGCGATTGTCGCTAATCAACGGAAATTTGTTTCCGCTCTGATTGTTCCTGTTTATGGTCATGTAGTGGAATATGCCAAGGAAAAGGGCATTGAATATAGTTCAATGGATGAGTTGCTGAAAGATCCTAAGATTATGGCTCTTTTCAAAACTCGTATTGATACTCTGCAACAGCAGTTTGCTCATTACGAACAGGTGAAACACTTTACTTTGCTGGCCGAACCATTCAGCATGGAGAAAGGTGAGCTGACTAACACATTGAAAATGAAAAGAAATGTGATTGAGGCAAACTATAAAGAGCTGATCGACAAGATGTATGAAGCATAA
- a CDS encoding M20 family metallo-hydrolase encodes MNTDYLLSEAVGLLKSLISISSFSREEEAAADYLQNYIESIGIETRRKGNNVICVAPMFDLKKPTILLNSHIDTVKPVNGWRKDPFSPTEENGKLYGLGSNDAGASLVTLFQVYQELSKTEQSYNLIFLASCEEEVSGKGGIESVLSELPPITLGIVGEPTEMQPAIAEKGLMVLDVTSIGKAGHAARNEGVNAIYRALDDINWFKDFKFEKESSMLGPVKMSVTQINAGTQHNVIPDRCSFVVDIRSNELYSNEEIFAVIKKNIKSEAKARSFRLNSSRIAEDHPFIKRAVKMGRNPFGSPTLSDQALMPFPSVKIGPGKSSRSHTADEYIMASEIEEAIELYLKLLDGLKI; translated from the coding sequence ATGAATACAGATTATCTTTTATCTGAAGCAGTGGGTTTGCTAAAATCACTGATAAGTATCTCTTCTTTCAGCAGAGAAGAGGAAGCAGCCGCTGATTATCTTCAGAATTACATAGAATCCATCGGCATTGAGACACGAAGAAAAGGGAATAATGTTATTTGCGTGGCTCCGATGTTCGATTTGAAGAAGCCTACCATTTTACTGAATTCGCACATTGATACGGTGAAGCCGGTGAACGGATGGCGAAAAGATCCCTTTTCACCGACGGAAGAGAACGGAAAATTATACGGATTGGGTAGCAATGACGCAGGGGCAAGTCTGGTTACACTGTTTCAGGTGTATCAGGAATTGTCTAAAACAGAACAAAGCTACAACCTGATTTTTCTGGCTTCCTGCGAAGAGGAGGTTTCGGGAAAAGGGGGAATAGAGAGTGTACTCTCCGAACTTCCGCCCATTACGTTGGGTATTGTTGGCGAACCGACCGAAATGCAGCCTGCAATTGCCGAGAAGGGATTAATGGTACTGGATGTTACCAGTATCGGTAAAGCCGGACATGCGGCCCGTAACGAGGGAGTAAATGCCATCTACAGGGCTTTGGATGATATCAATTGGTTCAAGGACTTTAAGTTTGAGAAAGAATCGTCTATGCTGGGCCCTGTAAAGATGAGTGTCACTCAGATAAATGCCGGAACGCAGCACAATGTGATTCCCGACAGATGTTCTTTTGTGGTGGATATTCGCAGCAACGAACTTTATTCTAACGAAGAGATCTTTGCTGTCATTAAGAAGAACATAAAAAGTGAGGCAAAAGCCCGCTCCTTCCGTCTGAATTCATCGCGGATTGCAGAAGACCATCCTTTCATTAAACGTGCCGTTAAAATGGGAAGAAATCCTTTCGGATCTCCGACTCTTTCAGATCAGGCACTGATGCCTTTTCCAAGCGTAAAGATTGGTCCGGGAAAATCATCACGTTCACATACTGCCGACGAATATATCATGGCCAGTGAGATAGAGGAAGCCATTGAACTTTACCTGAAACTGCTCGACGGACTCAAAATATAA
- a CDS encoding glycosyltransferase has protein sequence MSNPVKPYRILQIPSWYLPEGGQFCKDQAIFLKKKGVEVHILANVMLPWKKYGKKALTLPWKSFTSVEDGILTYRNYYRRLPGQNKANIICWCRRTVKLFDEYVKKYGKPDLIHVHSSTWGGYAAYLIKKKYSIPYVITEHRGIFGMRSSLAKDSFIPMYTPFLKKGFSNSSYIIPVSDQQIPKIKEFLTNDVPIKTISNILDTSFFHYLPREPRENFTFVTVNGYCEEKGYDILLPAFDLVCDKMKNVCLRIVGENFGQEGFQEILSQCRHKDKISFTGWQEPDGVLKELQGADAFVISSRVESQSISVLEAISTGLPVVCTEVVPEAVVSQNEGYRVPVEYVQALAIAMVKMITNRDKFDSKAISAHAASVAGPDVVTESLISIYESVLQLRSL, from the coding sequence ATGAGCAATCCTGTTAAACCATATAGAATCCTGCAAATTCCTTCCTGGTATCTTCCGGAAGGCGGACAGTTCTGCAAGGATCAGGCCATTTTTCTGAAGAAGAAAGGCGTTGAAGTACATATTCTGGCCAATGTTATGTTGCCTTGGAAGAAGTACGGTAAAAAAGCGCTTACCCTGCCTTGGAAATCATTTACATCTGTTGAGGATGGAATATTAACTTACCGTAATTACTACCGCAGATTGCCTGGGCAGAATAAAGCAAATATAATATGCTGGTGCAGGCGGACAGTCAAATTGTTCGATGAATACGTCAAAAAGTATGGCAAACCCGACCTGATTCATGTTCATAGTTCTACGTGGGGCGGCTATGCAGCTTATCTGATTAAGAAGAAATACAGCATTCCTTATGTGATTACCGAACATCGGGGCATTTTTGGCATGCGCTCTTCCCTGGCCAAAGATTCTTTTATCCCCATGTATACCCCGTTCCTGAAAAAAGGATTTTCAAATTCATCCTATATTATTCCTGTCTCTGACCAACAGATACCCAAAATAAAGGAGTTTCTTACAAACGATGTTCCCATAAAAACAATATCTAATATACTGGATACATCTTTTTTTCATTATCTGCCCCGTGAGCCCAGAGAGAACTTTACTTTTGTCACCGTGAACGGATATTGCGAAGAGAAAGGATATGATATTCTTCTTCCGGCATTCGATCTGGTTTGTGATAAAATGAAGAATGTTTGTCTGCGAATAGTTGGAGAGAACTTCGGACAGGAAGGCTTTCAGGAGATATTGTCTCAATGCAGGCATAAAGATAAGATTAGTTTTACCGGATGGCAGGAGCCGGACGGAGTACTTAAAGAATTACAAGGTGCCGATGCTTTTGTAATATCCAGCAGAGTAGAATCTCAGTCCATTTCAGTTCTCGAAGCCATCAGTACCGGATTGCCTGTTGTCTGCACCGAAGTTGTGCCAGAGGCTGTTGTTTCACAAAATGAAGGATACCGGGTGCCAGTAGAATATGTGCAGGCTTTAGCAATTGCCATGGTGAAGATGATTACTAACCGTGATAAATTTGATTCGAAAGCTATTTCTGCTCATGCGGCTTCAGTAGCCGGACCGGATGTAGTGACAGAAAGTCTTATATCTATTTATGAAAGCGTGCTTCAGCTTCGTTCTTTATAA